In a genomic window of Ptiloglossa arizonensis isolate GNS036 chromosome 12, iyPtiAriz1_principal, whole genome shotgun sequence:
- the LOC143153512 gene encoding phosphatidylinositol-3,5-bisphosphate 3-phosphatase MTMR4 isoform X3, whose translation MICHRAEMESSEEPTSLQSICHLHVSELFPKHTHLECEDQTLVVPFTLLSGESIVALGRTSDGVLALSNYRLYLQLSQTCYNIPLGLIEQLEVKEIFFLHIGCKDARSLSCAFSTNEHCLEWFKRLHKVTYPRKSIEDIFAFAYYAWSIEEGNDFTKFRKDNTSYTATFNLEVERLKFNLHGTWRISQINQDYRMCPSYPPLLLVPACISDEILEIGAKFRSSRRIPAVVWRHVNNGAVLARSSQPEVGWLGWRSPEDEDLLKALANACSYDKELTMMDSIPHSDIGDDGTTTNNTKKVLIVDARSYTTAVANRARGGGCECPEYYSSCDIQFMNLPNIHSIRKSFHALRQLCASDAAHLNWHSLLEGTRWLQHMSGLLRAAVTVASAIERDGRPVLVHCSDGWDRTPQIVTLAQILLDPYYRTMEGFQILCEREWLDFGHKFADRCGQTVGCEDPNERCPVFLQWLDCIHQLTHQFKSSFQMSPTYFVKLAQHTYSQLFGTFLCNRRQERLQLRIRERTFSVWRFLNSSSFVNHLYSPVKNRVLWPSCNVRDLILWSELYLGSMESSLDITDDKQRATMIDIESGESEEPQEQMTKTRSYGDLMHAPDHAAYLHRRLSDPSISVETKFDSLTLDAEIVEKVPNHTVECKIENEERNTSENEDISKQFNTTTQVSNDSPANPSVDSSTDTLIPSNDSVLGTTSTDNETRSQKNSPQDIVSPWIETNISGRIVCSCSHNYNHNLNEGSDVSDTSAPLMSRTPSSVFPASPTRQDTMPDNPDRLDDVDGLPIIHCDVQMRVKEIIMGHELINEALRKELHRTRLALLKQVCNHNADTDRIDDIGSLPDSVGSAGDHGESLPSDMSWEAVEDLGPAPTLWVPDHAVNRCMGCNTEFWLGRRKHHCRCCGKIFCADCSENSTPLPSEQLYNPVRVCSDCFSRIHRHTSPCQCSARHQSKGENDTDLLSNSESLMTCQRPKGLNVTKDSCCDNLLQVAHQKTQPTVTAATVN comes from the exons ATGATATGTCACAGAGCGGAGATGGAGAGTTCCGAAGAGCCAACAAGTTTGCAATCTATATGTCATTTACATGTTTCGGAATTGTTTCCAAAGCATACACATCTTGAATGCGAAGATCAAACGCTTGTGGTTCCATTTACTCTTTTGAGTGGAGAATCCATTGTAGCACTTGGACGTACATCTGATGGAGTGTTGGCTCTTTCTAACTACAGACTTTATTTACAATTAAGTCAAACATGCTACAATATCCCACTTGGTTTAATAGAACAGCTAGAAGTTAAAGAGATTTTCTTCTTACATATTGGTTGTAAAGATGCACGTTCTCTGAG CTGTGCCTTTTCCACAAATGAACATTGCTTAGAATGGTTCAAGCGACTACACAAAGTAACTTACCCTCGTAAGAGCATAGAAGATATATTTGCTTTTGCATATTATGCTTGGTCGATTGAGGAAGGCAATGATTTTACCAAGTTTAGAAAGGACAATACTTCCTATACTGCTACTTTTAACTTGGAG gtagaacgattaaaatttaatttacacggTACATGGCGTATTAGCCAAATCAATCAAGATTATCGAATGTGTCCATCATATCCACCGCTACTTTTGGTTCCTGCCTGCATTTCCGACGAAATATTGGAAATTGGGGCCAAGTTCCGCAGTTCTCGTCGAATTCCTGCTGTCGTTTGGAG GCATGTAAATAATGGTGCGGTATTAGCGAGAAGCAGTCAACCAGAAGTCGGTTGGCTCGGTTGGCGAAGTCCGGAGGACGAGGATCTCTTGAAAGCCCTTGCAAATGCATGTTCCTACGATAAAGAATTAACGATGATGGATTCCATTCCTCATTCTGATATCGGTGATGATGGTACCACAACAAATAATACAAAA AAAGTTCTGATCGTGGACGCCAGATCGTACACAACCGCCGTAGCAAATAGAGCACGTGGTGGTGGTTGCGAGTGTCCTGAATATTATTCCAGTTGCGACATACAATTCATGAATTTACCAAACATTCATTCTATACGGAAGAGTTTTCATGCGTTAAGGCAGCTTTGCGCATCGGATGCTGCTCATCTCAA CTGGCACAGTCTTTTAGAAGGAACACGGTGGTTACAACATATGTCTGGATTATTACGGGCAGCGGTGACGGTAGCATCTGCAATAGAAAGAGATGGTCGACCAGTGTTAGTACATTGTAGTGACGGCTGGGATAGAACGCCTCAGATAGTTACTTTAGCGCAGATCCTCCTTGATCCGTATTATCGAACTATGGAG GGATTCCAAATCTTATGCGAGAGAGAATGGTTAGACTTTGGACATAAATTCGCGGATCGTTGCGGACAAACAGTTGGCTGTGAAGATCCGAACGAACGATGTCCGGTATTTTTGCAGTGGCTTGACTGTATACACCAGTTAACCCATCAATTTAAGAGTAGTTTTCAGATGTCTCCGACATATTTC GTGAAATTAGCACAGCATACGTATTCGCAGCTTTTCGGCACATTTCTTTGCAACAGGAGACAAGAAAGGCTACAATTGAGAATACGGGAACGTACATTTTCAGTTTGGCGCTTTCTGAATTCCAGTTCGTTCGTAAATCATTTGTACTCGCCTGTAAAGAATCGA GTATTATGGCCAAGTTGCAACGTACGAGACCTTATTTTATGGTCTGAGTTATATTTAGGTTCTATGGAATCTTCTCTTGATATTACGGATGATAAACAAAGAGCGACAATGATAGATATTGAAAGCGGTGAGAGCGAAGAACCGCAGGAGCAAATGACCAAAACTCGATCGTACGGGGACCTCATGCACGCTCCGGATCACGCGGCCTACCTTCATCGTAGACTCAGCGATCCAAGTATTTCGGTGGAAAC AAAGTTCGATTCTTTGACGCTTGACGCAGAAATAGTGGAAAAGGTTCCAAACCATACCGTAGAATGTAAGATtgaaaacgaggaaaggaataCATCAGAGAATGAAGACATATCGAAGCAATTTAACACGACGACTCAAGTCTCGAATGATTCACCAGCAAATCCATCGGTCGACAGTTCAACGGACACACTAATACCTAGTAACGATTCTGTACTCGGAACAACCAGTACCGATAATGAAAC CAGATCGCAAAAAAATTCGCCGCAAGACATCGTTTCGCCGTGGATTGAGACCAATATTAGCGGTCGAATCGTTTGCTCCTGCAGTCACAACTACAATCATAACCTTAACGAGGGCAGTGATGTTAGCGATACCAGTGCGCCGCTGATGTCAAGGACACCTAGCAGTGTTTTCCCGGCTTCTCCAACTCGTCAAGATACAATGCCAGATAATCCTGATAGGCTGGACGACGTCGATGGTCTTCCCATTATACATTGCGATGTTCAGATGCGTGTGAAAGAGATTATCATGGGGCATGAG CTAATTAACGAAGCATTAAGGAAGGAATTACATAGGACGAGGCTGGCTTTACTCAAGCAAGTTTGTAATCATAACGCGGATACTGATCGCATCGACGATATC GGATCGTTACCCGATTCGGTAGGAAGTGCCGGTGATCACGGAGAGTCGTTACCATCGGACATGTCTTGGGAAGCGGTCGAGGATTTGGGTCCAGCTCCTACTCTGTGGGTACCCGATCATGCGGTGAATCGATGCATGGGCTGCAACACGGAATTTTGGCTCGGAAGGCGTAAGCATCATTGCAG ATGCTGTGGCAAGATTTTCTGTgcggattgttcggaaaattcGACACCGTTACCTAGCGAACAACTGTACAATCCCGTAAGAGTTTGCAGCGATTGTTTCTCCCGGATTCATCGACACACAAGCCCCTGTCAGTGCAGTGCCCGCCATCAAAGTAAAGGAGAGAACGACACGGATCTTTTGTCAAATTCGGAAAGCTTGATGACTTGTCAAAGACCGAAAGGTTTAAACGTGACAAAAGACAGCTGTTGCGATAACTTGTTGCAAGTTGCGCATCAAAAAACACAACCAACGGTCACAGCAGCCACGGTAAATTGA